The following are encoded in a window of Ricinus communis isolate WT05 ecotype wild-type chromosome 4, ASM1957865v1, whole genome shotgun sequence genomic DNA:
- the LOC8275105 gene encoding E3 ubiquitin-protein ligase RHA2A, whose product MGLQSQLNDVSSDSIPLLLLALIAKSIDHLRSFFFSIFHSMALPRFTNSQSILFDEGLLIDSMGSGLSSLIVLAEQLNVNRLFSYRYRSCGGNDDNHNRGGAGAGAGGGGGSDCVVCLCALSDGDQVRKLDCRHVFHKDCFDDWLRQLKFNCPLCRSPLVSGQRVLSTRSRVAGDLVAWFSVR is encoded by the coding sequence ATGGGCTTACAGAGCCAGCTGAACGACGTGTCATCTGACTCAATCCCTCTGCTCCTCTTAGCCCTCATAGCCAAATCCATAGATCATCTCcgctctttcttcttctctatcttCCACTCTATGGCTCTCCCCCGATTCACCAATTCCCAATCCATACTCTTTGACGAAGGTTTATTGATCGACTCAATGGGGTCTGGGCTCTCCAGCCTTATAGTCCTCGCCGAACAGCTCAACGTCAACCGTCTGTTTTCTTACAGGTACCGCAGTTGTGGTGGTAATGATGACAATCATAATAGAGGAGGGGCAGGAGCAGGAGCAGGAGGTGGAGGAGGATCGGATTGTGTGGTGTGCTTGTGCGCGTTAAGTGATGGTGATCAGGTTAGGAAGCTCGATTGTAGACACGTGTTCCATAAAGATTGCTTTGATGATTGGCTTCGTCAGCTCAAATTTAACTGCCCTCTTTGCCGTTCTCCTCTCGTTTCTGGTCAGCGCGTGCTCTCCACGCGCAGCCGCGTCGCTGGTGATTTAGTTGCCTGGTTCTCCGTCCGGTGA